A single genomic interval of Arthrobacter globiformis harbors:
- a CDS encoding TY-Chap domain-containing protein, which yields MGEFVGKEQHHVGIRVPSDWMIESDFMDSYRKGDPLRAIARAMERDLEEVCLLIMAESSPSDELERSRAVRRRASATNEVLLANEEMVERLHASEIDRDEIPKVLKALGISIDIPTAAELLHIPGIPGGQTVEDIPTRRIGDKLSLLYVAGVHHKIEPDYQLALGKMSLTAVSELRGILNSRLPYRRMAEILAVIETTALAIRARTITTISHEDYESAMQAVSRRLGSIANDPDDPWPVPGRTLRARYGHGSWESLLNSVGMRLLSGDHRFTELDYLDVLDRSTEECMQFGNPMDIEFYDQWIIAAAAVREEHPSAVELIRRYGSWEAAIEVILPKEEEVDEEPDTHEFYWGFPFGFEDESLAINEAKSQREAEEWHQAGELIGQLLAKMPWSSFLRVEYDGNEEITTRPYAQATPSADGVWCEIVSEQYLPAAEWPVNTRYLADNGWAAPDEEVPNWLKTRVPLSNAGQEIVRGLRHGRGCKDATNLRWCTGEFPAGPGPDGGVTIERALEGEVQTLRNAS from the coding sequence TTGGGGGAATTTGTCGGCAAGGAACAGCACCATGTGGGCATTCGTGTGCCGTCAGACTGGATGATCGAGTCTGACTTTATGGACTCGTACAGGAAGGGTGATCCGCTCCGTGCGATTGCCAGGGCGATGGAGCGCGACCTTGAAGAGGTCTGCCTCCTGATCATGGCGGAAAGCAGCCCAAGCGATGAGTTGGAGCGCTCACGCGCGGTTCGGCGGCGCGCATCGGCAACCAACGAGGTGCTGCTCGCCAATGAGGAAATGGTTGAGCGGCTCCACGCCTCGGAAATTGATCGCGATGAAATACCCAAAGTTTTAAAAGCACTGGGTATTTCAATCGACATCCCGACCGCCGCGGAGCTGCTGCACATCCCGGGTATTCCCGGGGGTCAAACGGTGGAGGACATCCCGACACGGCGGATCGGTGACAAGCTAAGCCTGCTGTATGTCGCGGGAGTCCACCATAAAATAGAACCGGACTACCAATTGGCCTTGGGAAAGATGTCCCTCACCGCGGTGTCGGAGCTCCGGGGCATTCTAAATTCACGATTGCCATATCGGCGCATGGCAGAGATTCTAGCCGTCATCGAAACCACAGCTCTTGCCATCCGAGCTAGAACAATCACGACCATTTCTCACGAGGACTACGAGAGCGCCATGCAGGCAGTGTCGAGGCGCCTCGGTTCAATTGCGAACGACCCGGATGATCCCTGGCCCGTTCCGGGACGAACCTTGCGTGCACGCTACGGTCACGGGTCCTGGGAAAGTTTGCTGAACTCGGTGGGTATGCGACTTCTGTCCGGTGACCACCGCTTCACGGAGCTGGACTACTTGGACGTCCTCGACCGTTCCACCGAGGAGTGCATGCAATTCGGGAATCCCATGGACATAGAGTTTTACGACCAGTGGATCATTGCGGCCGCCGCCGTAAGAGAAGAACATCCTTCAGCCGTAGAGCTCATCCGTCGCTACGGTAGCTGGGAAGCCGCCATCGAAGTCATACTCCCCAAAGAGGAAGAAGTCGACGAAGAGCCGGACACCCACGAGTTTTACTGGGGCTTTCCATTTGGATTTGAGGATGAAAGCCTGGCCATCAATGAAGCGAAATCCCAACGTGAGGCTGAGGAGTGGCACCAAGCAGGCGAACTCATCGGTCAACTCTTGGCAAAGATGCCGTGGAGCAGCTTTCTGCGCGTCGAATACGACGGCAATGAGGAGATCACAACTCGGCCCTATGCGCAGGCGACGCCGAGCGCTGACGGTGTATGGTGCGAGATCGTTTCCGAGCAATACCTGCCCGCGGCTGAATGGCCCGTCAACACGCGCTACCTTGCGGACAATGGTTGGGCGGCACCCGATGAAGAAGTTCCTAACTGGTTGAAAACAAGGGTGCCTTTGTCCAACGCCGGCCAGGAGATTGTGCGCGGGCTGAGGCACGGGCGGGGTTGCAAGGATGCTACCAACCTGCGTTGGTGTACAGGCGAGTTTCCGGCGGGGCCGGGCCCGGATGGCGGCGTCACGATAGAGCGAGCCTTGGAAGGTGAAGTTCAAACGTTGCGGAATGCCAGCTGA
- a CDS encoding sigma factor-like helix-turn-helix DNA-binding protein, which yields MTTTPDLSREQREAAMVERYADGETLDTIGQSFGITRERVRQIIAKVGGTNAEESRKKRIAAREAATRAAHEAFLTEYGDMARHMAKRGVTRPDAVLKLQALYPGIDVDLAEEALKGSNIVFSKAQADDIFSKEALAAAIWFLLGSDRSLAPDREWAAVNLDLSLISELRTALQSAEATPDDVATILGVIGAAQKHVSEDPAASITGARYQELRDELVVAFGLVSRQGAFPWPPTRQTVMKRFGGWNEALEAMGIGTTRQGRSKGLLKFTREEYDDAVSDFCFHATAAETNATYAAYDDWVKQELAAGRSRPSGASVRNIYRTWADALRSVKG from the coding sequence ATGACAACAACTCCTGACCTCAGCCGGGAGCAGCGCGAGGCTGCAATGGTTGAGCGCTACGCCGACGGTGAGACGCTGGACACCATCGGCCAGAGCTTCGGCATCACCCGTGAACGGGTCCGGCAGATCATCGCCAAAGTGGGCGGCACGAACGCCGAGGAATCCCGCAAGAAGCGGATTGCGGCACGAGAAGCGGCTACACGGGCCGCTCATGAAGCCTTCCTGACAGAGTACGGGGATATGGCCCGGCACATGGCGAAGCGTGGAGTGACCCGGCCCGATGCGGTGCTCAAGCTGCAGGCTCTGTACCCGGGGATCGACGTCGATCTCGCCGAGGAAGCCCTGAAGGGGTCTAACATTGTCTTTTCTAAGGCGCAGGCGGACGATATCTTCTCGAAGGAGGCGCTGGCTGCAGCGATCTGGTTCCTCCTGGGATCCGACCGCAGTCTCGCTCCTGACCGTGAGTGGGCGGCAGTGAACCTGGACCTGTCCCTCATAAGCGAGCTGCGGACCGCCCTGCAATCGGCAGAAGCGACGCCCGATGACGTGGCTACCATCCTAGGTGTCATTGGCGCCGCACAGAAGCACGTGTCGGAGGACCCTGCCGCCAGCATCACCGGCGCCCGTTACCAAGAACTCCGCGACGAACTCGTTGTGGCCTTTGGCCTGGTGTCCCGGCAGGGAGCGTTCCCTTGGCCGCCTACCCGGCAAACTGTTATGAAGCGATTTGGCGGCTGGAACGAGGCCCTGGAAGCCATGGGAATCGGGACCACAAGGCAGGGCCGATCAAAGGGACTGCTGAAGTTCACCCGCGAAGAGTATGACGACGCGGTGAGCGATTTCTGCTTCCATGCGACGGCTGCCGAAACGAATGCGACGTACGCAGCCTACGACGACTGGGTGAAGCAGGAACTAGCAGCTGGCCGGTCCCGGCCCTCCGGCGCATCGGTAAGAAACATCTACCGCACTTGGGCGGACGCCCTGCGTTCGGTGAAGGGGTAG
- a CDS encoding ADP-ribosylglycohydrolase family protein codes for MKPNPLQNDRAAGVLVALAAGDALGAGYEFGAPLPDGTEVSMKGGGPFGFAPAEWTDDTSMAFPIAEALLEHASDGGASSPTALTMIVQSWSAWAAEAKDVGAQTSSVTAAARRLASAAGREVTAADFNAAAAEFHTRTGRSAGNGSLMRTAPLALAYLRRDPAELMAAAGTLSALTHADPDAQEACGLWCVAVRHAVLTGQLDVRAGLPLLSSERAALWLERIEAAERSRPRDFVRNGWVVEAFQGAWSAIHYARRAASGPARLRTSLEEAVRGGRDTDTVAAIAGGLLGAAYGYTAVPFEWRQHLHGWPGLRARNLMMLGMELGRGEGSRTASWPRVERQDYSMWGRTDALVLHPHDDGVWLGGVGSLQRVAELGIDAVVSLCRLGTQDVPGVAPEDHASFWVVDSPVEDDNAHAAFVLRDAADAVERYRAEGKTVLLHCVRAESRTPTVAALYGAQVAGVSPLEALEVVRRVLPNARPNPLFMQVLADDETSTCPAAAGATGAGAQ; via the coding sequence ATGAAACCGAACCCCCTGCAGAACGACCGCGCCGCCGGCGTCCTGGTCGCCCTGGCTGCCGGCGACGCCCTCGGCGCAGGCTACGAATTCGGCGCCCCGCTCCCGGACGGCACCGAAGTCAGCATGAAAGGCGGCGGGCCCTTCGGGTTCGCGCCGGCCGAGTGGACGGACGACACCTCCATGGCCTTCCCCATCGCCGAGGCTCTGCTGGAGCATGCGTCCGACGGCGGGGCCTCCTCCCCCACAGCCCTCACCATGATCGTCCAGTCTTGGTCCGCATGGGCCGCCGAAGCAAAGGACGTGGGCGCGCAGACCAGCAGCGTCACCGCGGCCGCGCGGCGGCTTGCTTCCGCTGCCGGCCGTGAGGTGACTGCTGCAGACTTCAACGCTGCCGCAGCCGAATTCCACACCCGCACCGGCAGGAGTGCCGGGAACGGTTCCCTGATGCGGACGGCGCCACTGGCCTTGGCCTATCTCCGCCGGGATCCCGCCGAGCTTATGGCGGCTGCCGGGACCCTCAGCGCCCTGACCCATGCGGATCCGGATGCACAGGAGGCCTGCGGGCTGTGGTGCGTTGCGGTCCGTCACGCCGTTCTCACCGGGCAGCTCGATGTGCGGGCCGGCCTGCCGCTGCTTTCCTCCGAACGGGCGGCGTTGTGGCTGGAGCGGATCGAGGCGGCGGAGCGGTCACGACCCCGCGACTTCGTCCGCAACGGGTGGGTGGTGGAGGCGTTCCAGGGTGCATGGAGTGCGATCCACTATGCCCGCCGGGCGGCGTCAGGCCCTGCCCGCCTCCGGACTTCCCTTGAGGAAGCGGTGCGTGGCGGCCGGGACACCGATACTGTTGCGGCCATCGCCGGGGGCCTGCTCGGCGCAGCGTACGGCTATACCGCTGTGCCCTTCGAATGGCGGCAGCACCTGCACGGCTGGCCGGGTCTGCGTGCCCGCAATTTGATGATGCTGGGCATGGAGCTTGGCCGCGGCGAGGGCAGCCGGACCGCTTCCTGGCCGCGTGTTGAGCGTCAGGACTACAGCATGTGGGGCCGCACCGATGCGCTGGTCCTCCACCCGCACGACGACGGCGTGTGGCTGGGCGGGGTCGGCTCACTTCAGCGTGTGGCCGAGCTGGGGATTGATGCCGTGGTGTCGCTCTGCCGGCTGGGCACGCAGGATGTGCCGGGCGTGGCTCCTGAAGACCACGCGTCGTTTTGGGTCGTCGACTCGCCTGTTGAGGACGACAACGCACATGCTGCCTTTGTGCTTCGGGACGCGGCCGACGCCGTCGAACGCTACCGGGCGGAGGGCAAAACAGTACTGCTGCACTGTGTCCGGGCAGAATCACGGACCCCCACTGTGGCCGCACTGTACGGGGCGCAGGTGGCCGGGGTGTCTCCGTTGGAGGCGCTGGAGGTTGTGCGTCGTGTACTGCCCAATGCGCGGCCAAATCCTCTCTTCATGCAGGTGCTTGCAGACGACGAAACCAGCACCTGTCCAGCGGCTGCCGGTGCCACGGGCGCAGGTGCCCAATAA
- a CDS encoding ARPP-1 family domain-containing protein has translation MKVPQLHVGAGTSSGRSTSSPSGPQPPEASASAPAPHADVAVTEMASGAQVSRLTVTNNGPNPALLLEGELLEGGQQHRTCVRDVVLGPGETRDIDTFCVEAGRWEEGQSSHRRQARRAPLNVRAELTGVSSERGSNRQGRIWERVNRFDNARGASATSSLLQHLDWFKDDKEGSTTARQLWRSGTTAPSAAATSPAPRDG, from the coding sequence ATGAAAGTTCCCCAGCTTCACGTCGGCGCCGGCACCAGCTCGGGCCGCTCAACATCTTCCCCGTCTGGACCTCAGCCCCCGGAAGCCTCGGCATCAGCACCGGCACCCCACGCCGACGTGGCCGTCACCGAAATGGCCAGTGGTGCCCAGGTATCCCGCCTCACCGTCACCAACAACGGCCCAAACCCGGCACTGCTGCTGGAAGGCGAGCTGCTCGAAGGCGGGCAGCAGCACCGGACTTGCGTCCGCGACGTCGTCCTGGGACCGGGTGAGACACGCGATATCGACACCTTCTGCGTCGAGGCCGGTCGCTGGGAAGAAGGCCAGAGCAGCCACCGCCGCCAGGCACGCCGTGCCCCGCTCAACGTTCGAGCCGAGCTGACCGGTGTCAGCAGCGAGCGCGGAAGCAACCGGCAGGGCCGCATCTGGGAACGGGTCAACCGCTTCGACAATGCCCGGGGTGCCTCCGCCACCAGCTCGCTGCTTCAGCACCTGGACTGGTTCAAGGACGACAAGGAGGGTTCGACGACGGCCCGGCAGCTTTGGAGGTCCGGGACCACGGCTCCCTCCGCAGCCGCAACGTCACCCGCGCCGAGGGACGGATAA
- a CDS encoding NUDIX hydrolase has translation MKDSKNGPDTSLLDYPRPSVAVDTALLTVSEGSVCVLLVRRAEDHQHGKWALPGTFLRERETLADAVLRCLREKAGISGRVPRQLQVFDEPGRDDRGWVLSVAHVDVVPLAALQEALKSDGVRLASVDGEPELIAGLPYGHADIVAKAVEWLRAAYVEAPDPGELLDEPFTLKELRELHEVVAGALLMRDTFRRFMEPKLTGTGQMSDGTRGRPSRLWVRGR, from the coding sequence GTGAAGGATTCCAAGAACGGCCCAGACACGTCCCTGCTCGACTATCCGCGCCCGTCGGTGGCGGTGGATACCGCGCTGCTGACTGTTTCCGAGGGGAGTGTGTGCGTACTGCTGGTGCGCCGCGCCGAGGACCACCAGCACGGAAAGTGGGCACTGCCGGGAACGTTCCTGCGGGAGCGCGAGACCCTGGCGGACGCAGTTCTACGGTGCCTGCGGGAGAAGGCGGGGATCTCAGGCCGAGTGCCGCGGCAGCTGCAGGTATTCGACGAGCCGGGCCGCGATGACCGCGGCTGGGTCCTGTCGGTGGCACATGTGGACGTGGTCCCGCTGGCGGCATTGCAGGAGGCGTTGAAGTCCGACGGCGTCCGGCTGGCTTCTGTGGACGGGGAACCGGAGCTGATCGCTGGGCTTCCTTATGGTCACGCGGACATTGTGGCGAAGGCGGTGGAGTGGCTACGGGCTGCCTATGTGGAGGCGCCGGATCCTGGGGAGCTGCTGGATGAACCGTTCACGCTGAAGGAGCTGCGGGAGCTGCACGAGGTGGTGGCTGGTGCTTTGCTGATGCGCGACACGTTCCGGCGCTTCATGGAGCCGAAGCTCACCGGGACGGGACAGATGTCGGACGGGACGAGGGGGCGGCCGTCGCGATTGTGGGTGCGGGGGAGATAG
- a CDS encoding SIR2 family NAD-dependent protein deacylase, translating into MTKGHVFVTMGDLLNLKSDAWLLPVDRRASPGARWTRAMPELADAIDAEDLWSFQNESTFAHALHAWPAGSSIPVLTAVPMAGLTDADELLPRFRAFLEVATAAVNERRVTSADRASPPVLATPFFGTGHGGGNIYRGALLKVLLKEAHRHAGEAGVDIVFVFQDPAAFALAQQQRREGDTAWAALTPSLLTKAKGLGEIARSGRLVPFMGAGISISAGAPTWSQLLGRMAGAAGLSEPEKKALEKLSNLDQAAVLRSFFEEKFPDAGDIRFGRAVSEAVNMKHYGLAPSLLASLPSSGAITLNYDTLFEKASKDAGSPRTVIPGEKPDDATTATHRWLLKLHGSVDKPETIVLTRDDYLGYSATREALSALVKAHLITHHLLFVGFGLADDHFHEIIHDVRRALPAQEAGGRFGSALMLKHDAMQEKLWGKHLNLIDMEDAGSSESGTAAQARRLEIFLDALIAHASDSRSFLLAPHYGDGLTDEELALRNALFEVARVSSREPASSTASVIHRVLRDFGWDGSTASS; encoded by the coding sequence ATGACCAAAGGCCACGTTTTCGTCACCATGGGTGATCTGCTGAATCTCAAGTCGGATGCTTGGTTGCTGCCTGTCGACCGAAGGGCTTCTCCAGGGGCTCGATGGACGAGGGCAATGCCAGAGCTTGCGGATGCAATAGATGCAGAAGACCTCTGGTCCTTTCAAAATGAATCCACTTTCGCACATGCGCTTCATGCTTGGCCCGCTGGTTCATCCATTCCGGTCCTAACAGCGGTACCGATGGCGGGCCTGACGGATGCGGATGAGTTGTTGCCGCGATTTCGTGCATTTCTGGAAGTAGCCACCGCTGCTGTAAACGAACGCCGGGTGACGTCCGCAGACCGGGCGAGCCCTCCGGTGCTGGCCACGCCCTTCTTCGGGACCGGCCATGGAGGTGGAAACATATATCGGGGCGCCCTTCTAAAAGTCCTTCTTAAGGAGGCTCACCGGCATGCCGGGGAGGCGGGCGTCGATATCGTATTTGTGTTTCAAGATCCGGCAGCCTTCGCTCTCGCACAACAACAGCGCAGGGAAGGGGACACTGCGTGGGCCGCTTTGACGCCGTCCCTTCTGACCAAGGCCAAAGGGCTGGGTGAGATCGCCCGGTCCGGCAGGTTGGTCCCATTCATGGGCGCTGGAATCAGTATCAGCGCCGGCGCTCCCACTTGGAGCCAGCTCCTAGGCCGAATGGCAGGAGCCGCAGGTCTCTCAGAGCCGGAAAAGAAAGCGCTGGAGAAACTCAGCAACCTAGACCAAGCTGCGGTTCTTCGGTCCTTCTTTGAGGAGAAGTTTCCCGACGCCGGCGACATCAGATTCGGTCGGGCCGTGAGCGAAGCCGTCAACATGAAGCATTATGGACTTGCTCCCAGTTTGCTCGCCTCTCTGCCTTCCAGCGGCGCCATCACCCTCAACTACGACACTCTCTTTGAGAAGGCATCCAAAGACGCCGGCAGCCCCCGCACGGTCATACCTGGGGAGAAACCTGATGACGCTACAACCGCGACCCACAGATGGCTGCTGAAACTCCATGGGTCAGTTGATAAGCCAGAAACCATCGTCCTTACGCGAGACGACTATTTAGGTTACAGCGCTACGAGGGAGGCACTTTCAGCGCTCGTGAAAGCACATCTCATCACACACCATCTGTTATTTGTCGGCTTTGGGCTCGCCGATGATCATTTTCACGAAATAATCCATGACGTCCGCCGGGCTTTGCCTGCGCAAGAAGCAGGCGGGCGATTCGGGTCAGCGCTCATGCTGAAGCACGACGCGATGCAGGAAAAGCTTTGGGGCAAGCATCTGAACCTCATCGATATGGAGGACGCTGGTTCCTCTGAATCCGGTACCGCCGCCCAAGCGAGACGGCTTGAGATCTTTTTGGATGCCTTGATTGCCCACGCTTCGGACAGCCGTTCCTTCCTTTTGGCTCCCCATTACGGGGACGGCCTCACGGACGAAGAGTTGGCCCTCAGAAATGCGCTGTTTGAAGTCGCCCGGGTTTCTTCTCGCGAACCGGCCAGCAGCACCGCTTCGGTCATTCACCGGGTGCTGAGGGACTTCGGCTGGGACGGGTCAACAGCTAGCAGTTAG
- a CDS encoding AAA family ATPase: protein MTESTGPNRRKRIRAVLEILSEHSEGVRNSKDPDGVFQLAVDRVPLSPAEATTNASGLVRGNANLSFDSIGLVVAGWITKTDGIWRITPEGLKVLDLYPSADELFGQMAKLSAAQTARRKANRAEQLRTVLVSRNAKEDVFRATTGLFVERGLREGSSVFDPDRDVWTVAAITELRTRFIEAPDAGGGTFVEKIRMQLAEASDEARLLMAELVTWQVLPIFEGAIGFGKKNERISAILQTMDEPAVIPDEVLKGLKNGVVHPGQAMNSNTFQAMVLVLSVVENYLQSSIEVQQEVLSDPWAWKSFVFSVKGRSFPTQRNALLYMVHPETFTDIFSDEDKGLVRNAFISSDADSTGDVDRDLFNIGLRMQQETMAPVDFYDEQHKPLWKKGVTRPTPQPEPVNDVTPTNGEQMTPELEREPFPVADAALSGRVYIEEKWLQESLDLLENKRQLIFFGPPGTGKTFIALALAEHVARDEAELVQFHPSYSYEDFFQGYRPITVNGALSYELKDGPLRRIVDKANKAKHRNFVLVIDEINRGNLAKIFGELYFLLEYRHRKISLQYSEETFELPDNLFIIGTMNTSDRSIALMDAAMRRRFAFRELHPAQSPVSEVLHGWLLAHKSNDLGSEPALLLRQLNRKIIDPSFSIGPSYLMPKVGGITQDVLTRIWESEILPLLEEHHYGEGKDVLKQYRLDTLRTELAERNPVSLEDLDGHGPAATGSE from the coding sequence ATGACTGAAAGCACTGGACCAAACCGCCGCAAACGCATCAGGGCGGTTCTGGAGATCCTGTCGGAACACTCGGAGGGCGTCCGCAACTCGAAGGATCCGGATGGTGTGTTTCAACTCGCCGTTGATCGCGTGCCTCTGAGCCCGGCTGAAGCCACCACCAATGCAAGCGGTCTCGTGCGCGGGAACGCAAACTTGTCTTTCGACTCCATCGGCCTGGTAGTGGCAGGCTGGATAACGAAGACGGACGGAATCTGGCGAATAACGCCGGAGGGCCTGAAGGTTCTAGACCTCTACCCAAGCGCTGATGAACTTTTCGGCCAGATGGCAAAGCTTTCAGCTGCCCAGACCGCACGGCGAAAAGCTAACCGCGCAGAGCAACTCCGAACGGTACTCGTCTCACGGAACGCGAAAGAGGATGTTTTCCGCGCCACGACGGGTCTTTTCGTGGAGAGGGGCCTCCGGGAAGGGTCTTCAGTATTTGATCCGGACCGTGATGTTTGGACCGTTGCTGCGATCACCGAACTAAGGACCAGATTTATCGAAGCTCCGGACGCAGGAGGCGGCACCTTTGTCGAAAAGATAAGGATGCAGCTGGCAGAGGCCTCTGATGAAGCGCGACTCTTGATGGCCGAGCTTGTGACGTGGCAGGTTCTGCCCATTTTTGAGGGTGCAATCGGCTTCGGCAAGAAAAATGAACGAATCTCGGCAATTCTCCAGACCATGGACGAGCCAGCAGTAATTCCAGACGAGGTCCTCAAAGGACTAAAGAACGGGGTCGTCCACCCCGGCCAGGCGATGAACAGCAACACATTTCAGGCGATGGTCCTTGTGCTCTCCGTCGTAGAGAACTACCTGCAGTCCTCGATTGAGGTGCAGCAGGAAGTCTTATCGGACCCGTGGGCTTGGAAGTCTTTCGTCTTCAGCGTCAAGGGACGCAGCTTCCCTACCCAGAGAAACGCACTGTTGTACATGGTCCATCCGGAAACCTTCACCGATATCTTTTCTGACGAGGACAAGGGCTTGGTCCGAAACGCTTTCATCAGCAGCGATGCTGATTCGACTGGGGACGTGGACCGCGACTTATTCAACATCGGTCTCCGAATGCAACAGGAGACCATGGCTCCCGTGGACTTCTACGATGAACAGCACAAACCCCTTTGGAAAAAGGGTGTTACTCGTCCTACCCCACAACCGGAACCCGTGAACGACGTCACGCCGACGAACGGCGAACAGATGACTCCAGAGCTCGAACGCGAACCCTTTCCTGTTGCAGACGCGGCTCTGAGTGGTCGGGTCTACATCGAGGAAAAGTGGTTGCAGGAGTCGTTGGACCTCCTCGAGAACAAGCGGCAATTGATCTTCTTCGGTCCGCCGGGGACGGGTAAGACGTTTATTGCCCTGGCCTTGGCCGAACACGTTGCCCGTGACGAGGCAGAGCTTGTGCAGTTCCACCCGAGTTATTCCTATGAAGACTTTTTCCAGGGGTACCGGCCCATTACTGTCAACGGGGCCCTGAGCTACGAACTCAAAGATGGACCGTTGCGGCGGATTGTAGACAAAGCGAACAAAGCCAAGCACCGAAACTTCGTACTGGTCATCGACGAAATCAACCGGGGCAATCTTGCGAAGATCTTCGGAGAGCTCTACTTCCTGCTCGAATACCGGCACCGGAAGATCAGCCTTCAGTACAGCGAGGAAACGTTCGAGCTGCCAGACAACCTCTTCATCATCGGAACCATGAACACGTCTGACCGGTCCATCGCTCTGATGGACGCGGCCATGCGCCGTCGCTTCGCCTTCCGCGAACTGCATCCAGCGCAAAGTCCTGTATCCGAGGTGCTCCACGGATGGCTTCTTGCGCACAAGAGCAATGATCTCGGTTCGGAACCCGCACTGCTCCTTCGACAGCTCAACAGGAAGATTATTGATCCATCATTCAGCATCGGGCCGTCATATCTCATGCCCAAGGTTGGAGGGATCACGCAGGATGTCCTCACGAGGATTTGGGAGTCGGAAATCCTGCCGCTCCTGGAAGAGCACCACTACGGCGAAGGGAAGGATGTACTAAAGCAGTACCGTCTGGACACATTGAGGACGGAGCTCGCGGAGCGCAATCCAGTTTCGCTCGAGGACTTGGACGGTCACGGTCCCGCAGCCACTGGGAGCGAATAG
- a CDS encoding McrC family protein, translating to MPAFEIREAAATLTLALPDSLGWALNSLGIATALPQGEGLWSVSSVSKVGVVAVGEHELYIKPKLPIPRLFFLMGYSRSPNYWRNDDVSLSADEHLVSSIVGSFIRQVKQATVQGLLQDYKTVHESEPMVRGKLNIPAQIGRRAGLPLPAEVTYDDYTVDIAENRMLLAATRKLLTVPRLAETDRQSLRKLELKFEGVGLAWPTVFPPIRSTRLNAHYAPAVLLAEIILKGGSLEQQVGTVTASSFLFDMWEVFEDFVSVALREAMASHGGSVDLQYRGKHLDVGGVVPLRPDIVWRRDQDVLAVLDAKYKAEKNGRFPNADLYQMLAYCTRFKMQAGHLVYAKGECDETIYEIHGTDVRIFTHSLDLEAQPLELLGQIGRLAAKVVKHSNIKAE from the coding sequence GTGCCGGCGTTCGAAATCCGTGAAGCCGCAGCCACCCTGACTTTGGCATTACCGGACAGCCTTGGTTGGGCCCTAAATAGTCTGGGAATTGCTACTGCTTTGCCACAAGGTGAAGGACTGTGGTCAGTGTCTTCCGTGTCAAAAGTTGGCGTGGTCGCCGTTGGTGAGCACGAGCTATACATCAAGCCCAAGCTTCCGATCCCACGTTTGTTCTTCCTCATGGGCTACTCGCGTTCGCCGAATTACTGGCGAAATGACGATGTGTCACTCTCAGCAGATGAGCACCTAGTCAGCAGCATCGTGGGCTCCTTCATCCGCCAGGTCAAGCAGGCCACCGTCCAAGGCCTTCTTCAGGACTACAAGACGGTGCATGAGTCTGAACCCATGGTCCGAGGCAAACTTAACATTCCAGCACAGATTGGGCGCCGAGCTGGACTCCCATTGCCGGCGGAGGTGACATACGACGACTACACCGTCGACATCGCGGAGAACCGCATGCTGCTGGCAGCAACACGCAAGCTGCTCACCGTCCCCCGACTGGCCGAAACTGACAGACAGTCCTTGCGCAAGCTGGAACTGAAGTTCGAAGGAGTGGGTCTGGCCTGGCCTACGGTTTTTCCACCCATCCGGTCTACCCGGCTCAACGCCCACTACGCTCCCGCCGTCCTGTTGGCGGAGATCATTCTCAAGGGTGGCTCTCTGGAACAGCAAGTTGGGACCGTTACTGCCAGTTCATTCCTCTTCGACATGTGGGAGGTTTTCGAGGACTTCGTATCCGTAGCACTCCGTGAAGCTATGGCGTCCCACGGTGGAAGTGTGGATCTGCAGTACCGAGGAAAACATTTGGACGTTGGCGGAGTGGTGCCACTCCGGCCTGACATCGTGTGGCGACGCGACCAAGACGTTCTGGCTGTTCTCGATGCGAAATACAAGGCTGAGAAGAACGGTCGCTTTCCTAATGCAGACCTCTATCAGATGCTCGCATATTGCACGAGGTTCAAGATGCAGGCGGGCCACCTTGTCTACGCCAAGGGTGAATGCGACGAGACGATTTATGAGATACATGGGACGGACGTTCGTATTTTCACTCATTCATTGGATCTGGAAGCACAACCGCTCGAGCTACTGGGCCAAATCGGACGCCTGGCCGCGAAGGTTGTGAAACACTCCAACATCAAAGCCGAGTGA